TTTTATTCTCTAATTTGTCACTCCAAGATATTTCATTTGAAGAATTTAAAAATAATATTTCTGATATAATAAGATATAAAATCAAACTATCTTTCCCTGAACAATTAATTCAAGATGTACTCTATATTTATTTTAAAGAACAAGAAATTCTATATTCTGGGAATATTAGGGATGAAAAAACAGGCATGCATTCTCTAAAAATTATTAAAAGTTTTGCGGATGGTTATAAAAAAGGAGACTGGAATTTGGTATCGATTGGGGGAAGATCCCCACCTTATTCTCTTTTATATTCTATAACCAGATACGGACAAATCACACCGGAAATGAAATTATTGTTGATGGTTAGCGATTATTTTGAATTATTTAGAAAATTAAATCCTGTTAGAGAAAGCCCTGAAATAGCAAATATTCGAGGAGATTATCGGCTGAATCCAGACGCAAAGAATTTACCTCAACTTTTGAATACTTTGGCATCTTCAAATAGAGAAATTTTTGATAGAATAGTGCAAAGTGTAAAAGACATAATTGACGAGATTATAGAAATCCGTGTACCATTAAGAGAAGGGTCACAGGAAGTATATCTCTCTATAAAAGAGCATCCATTTGACAGAACAGAATTTATGTGGAAAAATGTATCTTCTGGGACTAAAGAAATTATCTACCTACTTACATTACTTCATTCAACTCCTAAAGGAAGTTTATTAGTTATTGAGGAACCTGGATCGCATCTTCATGGAGATGCTATTTCTAAGTTTATGTCTCTAATCGATGAAATCTCAGTAGAAGATGATAAGCAGTTTATTTTAACAACCCATTCCACAATACTCATCGATAATGTACCTTATGAGAATTTATTTGTCGTAATAAAAAATGCAGGCAAAACTGAAATAGTAGCATTAAAGGAGTTCTCCAAAGTAGACGAAATAATGGCTCAGGCAGGTGTTCCTGCAAGTTGGATTTTGATGACTCATACTCCTTCTTTTGTATTCCTGATTAGTGGAAGAGACGATTTCGAAATTTGGACTCAATTTTTCATTAAAAATGGAATGAATCCTAAAGAGCAAAAGATTAGTATTGTAAGTTGTGGAGATGGAAATGGAGGAGGATTTGAGAGACTTATAGTAGCAGGTAAATTATTTGAAAAAATTAGATTGCCTATTCCCTTCATGATTATAGAAGATTCAGACAATAGAAAGAAAGAAAAAGAAGAAAGATTAAAGCAATATTTTTCCACCAAGGAATTCCATGTTTTATCCGAAAAAGAAATAGAAGATTACCTTATTGACCCTATAGCAATATCAAAACTGACAGGCAAAGATATTGGTGAGGTAGAAAAAGTAATTGAAACCTCGAAGAGTGGCGGGAAAGAAAAACTGGATAATATTTTTAGGAAACTTAATTTATCGAAGCCAAATGAACAAACAAAAGCCTATCTTGTTAATCATATTGATAAAATTCCTGATGAAATTTTACAAATTATGAATAAAGTAAAAGAAAAAATTAAATAAAGTGATCTTTATTATGAAATAACACCGAAAATATCCCGGCACACTTCTTCCGTTTTTTCCCTGAATTCTTTCTGCGAA
This DNA window, taken from Candidatus Methanoperedens sp., encodes the following:
- a CDS encoding AAA family ATPase; this translates as MKIEKLHIENYKSIKNIDLNLNGNFNILIGKNTVGKSNVIDALLFLSEIALNQNIVNVLTSRGGYQEVVFGKDVQNEIILSLEIRLSEEDKNFLFSNLSLQDISFEEFKNNISDIIRYKIKLSFPEQLIQDVLYIYFKEQEILYSGNIRDEKTGMHSLKIIKSFADGYKKGDWNLVSIGGRSPPYSLLYSITRYGQITPEMKLLLMVSDYFELFRKLNPVRESPEIANIRGDYRLNPDAKNLPQLLNTLASSNREIFDRIVQSVKDIIDEIIEIRVPLREGSQEVYLSIKEHPFDRTEFMWKNVSSGTKEIIYLLTLLHSTPKGSLLVIEEPGSHLHGDAISKFMSLIDEISVEDDKQFILTTHSTILIDNVPYENLFVVIKNAGKTEIVALKEFSKVDEIMAQAGVPASWILMTHTPSFVFLISGRDDFEIWTQFFIKNGMNPKEQKISIVSCGDGNGGGFERLIVAGKLFEKIRLPIPFMIIEDSDNRKKEKEERLKQYFSTKEFHVLSEKEIEDYLIDPIAISKLTGKDIGEVEKVIETSKSGGKEKLDNIFRKLNLSKPNEQTKAYLVNHIDKIPDEILQIMNKVKEKIK